The Mangrovibacterium diazotrophicum DNA window TATAGTCGCCATAAATCGTTGCATTGGTTGTCCCCAACTCAAGAGCTTCGTTTCGGTTAAAGGCGATATTGAAATCGGTGTCCCACTTAAACTTACCGGTTAAGTTTTTGGTGTTAATGGTGACCTCGTGTCCCCACAACTTGATTTTTCCAACGTTGGTCGTAAAACTGTAGAAGCCAGAGGATATTGGAATGTCTACCGTGTAGAGCAAGTTGTCTGTAATTCTTCTGAAGTAGTCGTAGGTCACCGAAATTCGATTATCGAACAATCCCAGGTCAAGACCGAAGTCAACCTCCGTTGTATTTTCCCAGCCCAAATCTTCATTATTTAAACCTGCGAGACTTTTCCCGTTAGTGATCACGCCGTTTACCGGATTGTTGGTATCCACGATATTGGAATACTGCGTGTAGTTACCGATGTTGTTGTTACCGGTTACACCCCAGCTACCTCTCAGTTTCAGGAAAGAAATTTGAGGAACTGCCGACATAAATCCTTCTTCGGAGGCCACCCAACCAAGCGAACCTGATGGGAAATCACCCCAGCGATTTTGAGATCCAAAACGAGAAGAACCATCACGACGATAAGCCAATGAAACCAGGTATCGATTTTTATAGTTGTAATTGATGCGGCTAATCAAGGAAGCCAAAGCCCAATCCTGGATATCAGTATTTCCGGTGATTGTCGTTGCTGCATTCAGGGTTTGCACACGATCATCCGGGAAGCCGGTTCCGTAAAGATATCCGCTCTCACCATGGGCGCGCTGCGCTGTGTAACCAGCCAAAACTTCGAAGTTATGATCATTAATTTCCTTATTGTAGGTCAACGTATTTTCCCACAACCAGGAATAACCGTACGAGTTGCTGTGCGTGGCATAAATACGGGAAGCGTCGTCCGGATTACCGGGGTTGAAAATACTACCAGCTGCTGCAGGGTAAAAGAAGTCGTTCACATTGTTACCCAAATCAACACCAATCGATGACTTGTACTTTAAGCCGGTAATTGGCTCGTACTCTACAAAACCAGTTGCCAGCAAACCGATGTTTTTGGTTTTGTTCTTCACGATCTGCACCTGGTTGTACCAGTTTGGCCCGGGCGAAGTCCCGTAAGTTCCGGTTTCGCCAGTTGTGCCCGACCATGTTCCGGTATTCACAGGAATCGTTCCGTCCTCATTAATATACGGCGCCAAGGGTGACGTTAAAATTGCCGACTGAACAATACTTGGTGAGTTGTACCAAATACCATCACTCTGAGGAGTATTGTTGGTTGTTACCGTATTGGAAACGTTCACCCCAACTTTTACTTTATCGTTGAATTTATATTCAGAGTTCACGCGCAACGAAAAGCGTTTGTAATCTGAGTTCAACAGGATACCTTCCTGATCGAAATAACCTGCTACAACAGAGGACTTAAATTTGTCTTTACTTGTACTGTAGCTAACCGAATAATTTTGAATAACTGCTGCACGAGTAACGGCATCAAACCAATCGGTTCCTTCACCGTATTGATCCGGATTTTGGTACATCTCCGGAACACTCCAGCCGTTTTCCTCGAAGATTTCCTTCTTAAACTTGGCAAACTCCCGGGCATTCATCATATCCGGACGCCCTTTTTCAGGCACCATCTGAACACCAGCATAGGCGCTCACGCTCATACTGGACTTACCAAACTTTGCCTGCTTTGTTGTGATCAGCACAACACCG harbors:
- a CDS encoding SusC/RagA family TonB-linked outer membrane protein, yielding MKLTFVFVVLLSLTVSASVYSQQSKFSLNLKNVSIREVLRQVEEQTQYKFLLQDERLNIDEKVNVNVDQANIEALLEEVFVNQKVKYTITDKNLIIITPSTSKNSGQAVQQQTGKVTGLVTDAAGSPLPGVTVVLKGTTTGTITDFEGRYTIGGLTSESVLLFSFVGMGSQEFTVGESPEINVVMREDAVGLDEVVAIGYGSQSKRNITGAIQNIETEDLESIPTAQLTQKLQGKLAGVQINQTTGIPGQGMSIRIRGQASISAGNDPLYVVDGFPLTGDIANINPDEIESISVLKDASSTALYGSRAANGVVLITTKQAKFGKSSMSVSAYAGVQMVPEKGRPDMMNAREFAKFKKEIFEENGWSVPEMYQNPDQYGEGTDWFDAVTRAAVIQNYSVSYSTSKDKFKSSVVAGYFDQEGILLNSDYKRFSLRVNSEYKFNDKVKVGVNVSNTVTTNNTPQSDGIWYNSPSIVQSAILTSPLAPYINEDGTIPVNTGTWSGTTGETGTYGTSPGPNWYNQVQIVKNKTKNIGLLATGFVEYEPITGLKYKSSIGVDLGNNVNDFFYPAAAGSIFNPGNPDDASRIYATHSNSYGYSWLWENTLTYNKEINDHNFEVLAGYTAQRAHGESGYLYGTGFPDDRVQTLNAATTITGNTDIQDWALASLISRINYNYKNRYLVSLAYRRDGSSRFGSQNRWGDFPSGSLGWVASEEGFMSAVPQISFLKLRGSWGVTGNNNIGNYTQYSNIVDTNNPVNGVITNGKSLAGLNNEDLGWENTTEVDFGLDLGLFDNRISVTYDYFRRITDNLLYTVDIPISSGFYSFTTNVGKIKLWGHEVTINTKNLTGKFKWDTDFNIAFNRNEALELGTTNATIYGDYTITEVGQPLGQLYGLEWDGLYYTQEEVDAVGRQGAEVGTIKFKDQDGDGWVYNDDRDKTVLGSAAPKAIYGLTNTFYYKNFDLAVVCQGAYGHKIFNLMDRFAANLDGNFNVYKAVDRRWRSADDPGDGKYGKVKSGTTGYERDWAGSQWLYDASYFTIKNITLGYNLPLKRINNIKSVRVYGSIQQAFVFTKYPGNNPEVSAAGGINSGADATTYPVPRTFTFGLNLNF